One Parageobacillus sp. KH3-4 genomic region harbors:
- a CDS encoding LLM class oxidoreductase, producing the protein MEKFKNHKGYSRMYQENKLTLGLFFPIESYMGDVPEMNIEKQMKLAKRAEELNFAALFVRDVPLRDPNFGDVGQMYDPFTYLGYVAANTEKIALGTGSIILTLRHPLHVAKAAASVDRLSGERLILGVATGDRPIEFPAFSVNPENRSELFRESVSVMRKVWREHFPTIDSVRVHMTSGDMLPKPKLSDIPLMVTGHSGQSPEWIAEHSDGWIYYPRPLKFQKALIDNWRSLTEEFKPFTQSLYIDLTEDPNHVPIPIHLGFRTGRNFVIEFLAALQDAGVNHVIINLKYGQRPVEEVIEELGEFVLPHFPALS; encoded by the coding sequence ATGGAAAAGTTCAAAAATCACAAAGGGTATTCACGCATGTATCAAGAAAACAAGCTGACTTTAGGATTGTTCTTTCCGATTGAATCGTATATGGGTGACGTCCCTGAGATGAATATAGAAAAGCAAATGAAGTTAGCAAAACGGGCAGAAGAACTCAATTTCGCTGCATTATTTGTGAGAGATGTACCGTTACGCGATCCTAATTTCGGTGATGTCGGGCAAATGTATGATCCGTTTACGTATTTAGGGTATGTTGCCGCCAATACAGAAAAAATTGCCTTAGGAACAGGAAGCATTATTTTAACGTTGCGCCACCCTCTTCATGTCGCTAAAGCGGCAGCTTCTGTAGACAGATTATCTGGTGAAAGGCTTATTCTCGGTGTCGCAACAGGTGACCGACCAATCGAGTTTCCGGCATTCTCTGTGAATCCAGAAAATCGGAGCGAGCTGTTCCGGGAATCAGTGTCTGTCATGAGAAAGGTATGGCGCGAGCATTTTCCGACGATTGATTCTGTACGAGTGCATATGACAAGTGGAGATATGTTGCCAAAACCAAAATTGTCAGACATCCCATTAATGGTGACAGGCCACAGCGGACAGTCTCCTGAATGGATTGCTGAACATAGCGATGGATGGATTTACTATCCACGTCCACTCAAATTCCAAAAAGCATTAATCGACAATTGGCGTTCGTTAACAGAGGAATTTAAGCCATTTACCCAATCGCTTTATATTGATTTAACGGAAGATCCAAATCATGTACCAATCCCGATTCATCTTGGATTCCGCACAGGGCGAAATTTCGTGATCGAATTTCTTGCCGCTTTACAAGATGCAGGTGTGAACCATGTCATTATTAACTTAAAATATGGGCAACGCCCTGTAGAAGAAGTGATCGAAGAATTAGGTGAATTTGTGCTTCCGCACTTTCCAGCTTTATCATGA
- a CDS encoding KTSC domain-containing protein translates to MIMHPVVSSNLRAVGYDPKSQTLRIEFHNGTYEYYNVPKHVYRNLMSAPSKGRFHDYFIKDVYPYKRL, encoded by the coding sequence ATGATTATGCATCCTGTAGTTTCATCAAATCTACGGGCTGTTGGATACGATCCGAAATCGCAAACACTAAGAATTGAATTCCATAACGGCACTTATGAGTATTACAACGTGCCAAAACATGTTTACCGAAATCTTATGTCAGCTCCTTCAAAAGGGAGATTTCATGATTATTTCATCAAGGATGTTTAC
- a CDS encoding GNAT family N-acetyltransferase, translating into MESMKNTPLCFGIYKRDPIIGPAQLIGFGRVISDLSTFAYLADVFVLKPFRGLGLSKWLMSIIKEHPQLQTVRRFMLATNDAHSLYAQYGFEPLDNPSIFMQVVRKNIYQNRE; encoded by the coding sequence ATGGAATCAATGAAAAATACTCCTCTATGTTTTGGAATTTATAAAAGAGACCCAATCATTGGTCCAGCGCAGCTAATCGGCTTTGGAAGAGTTATTTCAGATTTATCCACGTTTGCATATTTAGCTGATGTTTTCGTTCTAAAGCCTTTTCGTGGGTTAGGTTTATCAAAATGGTTAATGAGTATAATTAAAGAACATCCCCAACTTCAAACTGTCCGTAGATTTATGTTGGCAACAAACGACGCACATTCTTTGTATGCACAATATGGCTTTGAGCCATTGGATAATCCATCCATTTTTATGCAGGTTGTTCGTAAAAATATTTATCAGAATCGGGAGTAG
- a CDS encoding IS3 family transposase (programmed frameshift) — protein sequence MKKRTFDQEYKIQAVELCLEGDKSIAQVAKELGLAYNTLHRWVKEYKESNGTSFVGSGNIKPQNQEIIELRRRNQELEEELAILKKALGNLHQKPEVIYAFIFQHRNEFLVVKMCQVLGVSKSGYYAWLKRPKSNQKEKKEQLTQQIRNEYLKSRKIYGSPKITQELRKQGIRVSQKTVARIMSEEGLRSITVRKYKATANSNHPYNVYANLLEQNFQATAPNEVWMADITYISTDEGWLYLASIMDLYTRKIVGWYIDTRMTKELVIKALQRALNSEKPTGRVIHHSDRGSQYASNDYQQLLQEHHFQASMSRRGNCYDNACMESFHSLIKKECIYPNRFRTRKEAKQAIFEYIECFYNRKRSHSALEYVSPCEFEAAYYANQRKVAA from the exons ATGAAAAAGAGAACATTTGATCAAGAATACAAGATTCAAGCCGTTGAGTTATGCTTGGAGGGGGACAAGTCCATCGCCCAAGTGGCAAAAGAGTTAGGTTTGGCTTACAACACTCTTCACCGTTGGGTCAAAGAATACAAAGAAAGCAATGGCACAAGCTTTGTAGGTTCAGGAAACATCAAGCCACAAAATCAAGAAATCATCGAGCTACGCCGTCGCAATCAAGAGTTAGAGGAGGAATTAGCCATCCTAAAAAAGGCGTTAGGCA ATCTTCACCAGAAACCAGAAGTAATTTACGCGTTCATTTTTCAACATCGAAATGAATTTCTTGTTGTGAAGATGTGCCAAGTTCTCGGTGTTTCTAAAAGTGGATATTATGCATGGCTGAAACGCCCAAAAAGCAACCAAAAAGAGAAAAAAGAACAACTGACCCAACAGATTCGGAACGAGTATCTCAAGTCACGCAAGATTTACGGAAGTCCGAAAATTACGCAAGAACTACGCAAACAAGGAATTCGTGTGTCTCAAAAGACAGTCGCTCGTATCATGAGCGAAGAAGGATTGAGATCAATTACGGTGCGTAAATACAAGGCAACGGCCAATAGTAATCACCCTTACAACGTGTATGCGAATCTGTTGGAACAAAACTTCCAAGCAACAGCTCCGAATGAAGTATGGATGGCAGATATCACGTACATTTCTACCGATGAAGGCTGGTTGTATCTAGCGAGCATCATGGATTTATATACACGCAAGATTGTAGGATGGTATATTGATACACGAATGACGAAAGAATTAGTCATCAAAGCCTTACAACGAGCTCTAAACAGCGAAAAACCGACAGGGAGAGTCATTCACCACTCGGATCGTGGAAGCCAGTATGCATCTAATGATTATCAGCAGTTGTTACAAGAGCATCATTTCCAAGCCAGTATGTCGAGACGTGGGAACTGTTACGACAACGCTTGTATGGAGTCGTTTCATAGCTTAATCAAGAAAGAATGTATCTATCCCAATCGATTCCGTACACGAAAAGAAGCGAAACAAGCCATTTTTGAGTACATCGAATGCTTCTACAACCGCAAGAGAAGTCATTCCGCTCTTGAATATGTATCGCCATGTGAATTTGAGGCTGCTTACTACGCTAACCAGAGAAAAGTAGCTGCCTAA
- a CDS encoding GNAT family N-acetyltransferase, which yields MPLTIRQALREDIPHLCHLMKELSGHEISQEEMNNRLEFIEDSPFDSLYVCEENGAILGLLGFRVRENLEEVSKYGEISVIVVDSGARRKGVGRFLMNYAEKLAFEKGCIGTWLVSGFGREEQAHPFYKELGYEITGYRFVKRF from the coding sequence ATGCCATTAACCATTCGTCAAGCTTTAAGAGAAGATATTCCACATTTGTGTCATCTGATGAAGGAATTAAGTGGTCACGAAATCTCTCAAGAGGAAATGAATAACAGATTAGAGTTTATAGAGGATAGTCCTTTTGATTCCCTGTATGTTTGCGAAGAAAATGGCGCTATTTTAGGGTTACTTGGGTTTCGTGTTCGTGAGAATTTAGAAGAAGTAAGCAAATATGGCGAAATCTCTGTCATTGTTGTTGATTCGGGCGCACGTCGTAAAGGTGTTGGGCGGTTCTTGATGAACTATGCCGAAAAATTAGCTTTTGAAAAAGGATGTATTGGAACTTGGTTGGTGAGTGGCTTTGGTAGGGAGGAACAAGCTCATCCATTTTATAAAGAATTAGGTTATGAAATAACGGGATACCGTTTCGTGAAGCGCTTTTAA
- a CDS encoding VOC family protein, translated as MSFIFKAIDHIQLAAPKGSEDIARKFFKDILGFNEIEKPEELKKRGGVWFGFGNYEVHIGIEEPFSPAKKAHPAFEVEKIEELKQHLIKHGMDVIEDDNLPGAKRFYTFDPFGNRIEFLEWIKEYRLC; from the coding sequence ATGTCTTTTATTTTTAAAGCAATTGACCATATTCAACTTGCTGCTCCAAAAGGAAGTGAAGACATAGCAAGGAAATTTTTTAAGGACATTTTAGGTTTTAATGAAATTGAAAAACCCGAAGAATTAAAGAAAAGGGGTGGGGTATGGTTTGGTTTTGGAAATTATGAAGTACATATAGGAATTGAAGAACCGTTTTCTCCAGCCAAAAAGGCACATCCTGCGTTTGAAGTAGAAAAAATCGAAGAATTAAAGCAACATCTAATAAAACATGGGATGGATGTTATTGAAGACGATAACCTTCCCGGAGCTAAAAGATTTTATACTTTTGACCCATTCGGAAACCGTATAGAATTTTTAGAGTGGATTAAAGAATATAGGTTATGTTAA
- a CDS encoding GNAT family N-acetyltransferase, which translates to MNLQFEIRKATVQDIEEIVRLRLELFKELGEVQSEQEEALVTTVTKKYLEEALSNNEFISFLALSNNNVISVSGMVLFKRPPYLDNLKGLEAYILNMYTIPQYRGKGLARKLLENCIEECKKIGVKRIWLHASDDGIPLYKKMGFTFKNSEMELFI; encoded by the coding sequence ATGAATTTGCAATTCGAGATTCGTAAAGCAACAGTTCAAGACATAGAAGAAATTGTAAGATTGCGTTTGGAGCTTTTTAAGGAATTAGGGGAAGTACAGTCGGAACAAGAGGAAGCTCTTGTCACAACAGTTACAAAAAAATATTTAGAGGAAGCACTTTCTAACAATGAATTTATTTCCTTTTTAGCTTTATCAAATAATAATGTTATAAGTGTTAGTGGGATGGTTTTATTTAAACGACCACCTTACTTAGATAATCTAAAAGGGCTTGAAGCTTATATACTGAATATGTATACAATTCCTCAATATCGAGGGAAAGGTTTAGCAAGAAAATTATTAGAAAATTGCATTGAGGAATGCAAAAAAATCGGGGTAAAACGAATTTGGTTACATGCATCTGATGATGGAATACCATTATATAAAAAAATGGGATTTACTTTTAAAAACAGTGAAATGGAATTATTTATTTAA
- a CDS encoding DUF5677 domain-containing protein, whose product MDINELLNNLRTYTQTIYDILHDIESTDEFKNNIDPDLKQYFYHSYIKCKRNFKAINILISCRELQNGYIEAIPLLRVMVESYLHFCYIIHPDFKDEAIMNYDRLKKYQIKQMINNRIGYKVKLTGMADKKLLERIRKEVNGIKFSDLGPFKDIYELAKKTDNELVYNNIYRKFNSFVHFNPTTYISYGSETGKRGFNFGRYEPQPERECEILYYSIDIIIRLIVQILTYIDIKEAPQELHEGISKWISLREEYKNTMSSHAM is encoded by the coding sequence GTGGATATCAATGAACTCTTAAATAATTTAAGAACCTATACACAGACGATTTATGACATACTACACGATATAGAAAGTACAGATGAGTTTAAAAACAACATTGACCCTGACTTAAAACAATACTTTTACCATTCTTATATTAAGTGCAAAAGAAATTTTAAAGCTATAAACATACTTATTAGTTGTAGGGAACTTCAAAATGGTTATATTGAAGCTATTCCGTTACTAAGAGTCATGGTAGAGAGTTACTTACACTTTTGCTATATAATACACCCTGACTTTAAAGATGAAGCAATTATGAACTATGATAGGTTAAAAAAATACCAAATAAAGCAAATGATAAACAATCGCATCGGATATAAAGTAAAATTAACTGGTATGGCAGACAAAAAACTCTTGGAAAGGATAAGAAAAGAGGTGAATGGAATTAAGTTTTCAGATTTAGGCCCATTTAAGGATATATATGAACTGGCAAAAAAGACTGATAACGAATTGGTTTATAATAATATTTATAGGAAGTTCAATAGTTTTGTTCATTTTAATCCAACAACATATATATCATATGGTTCTGAAACAGGAAAAAGAGGTTTTAATTTTGGTAGGTATGAACCACAACCTGAAAGAGAATGTGAAATTCTATACTACTCTATAGATATTATTATTCGCTTAATTGTTCAAATCTTGACTTATATAGATATAAAGGAAGCTCCTCAGGAATTACATGAGGGTATCAGCAAATGGATATCATTAAGAGAAGAATACAAAAACACAATGTCATCACATGCAATGTAA
- a CDS encoding Rrf2 family transcriptional regulator produces MNSDFSIAVHCVAYLAKKQNQRVTSEDIAQSVSVHPARLRKILSILRKENIITSKEGAKGGFTLNDPPEHITLDKIFKITSEETLVPKCPDSNENCPIGRNLSNILIRVCHNAEQHFLNYLKGVTVKDIIDEINNS; encoded by the coding sequence ATGAATAGCGATTTTTCGATTGCTGTTCACTGCGTTGCTTATCTGGCTAAAAAGCAAAACCAACGAGTGACCAGCGAAGACATTGCCCAAAGCGTTTCAGTCCATCCGGCAAGATTAAGAAAAATTTTAAGCATATTACGGAAAGAAAATATTATTACTTCTAAAGAAGGGGCAAAAGGCGGCTTCACTTTAAACGATCCACCTGAACATATTACGTTAGATAAAATTTTTAAAATCACCAGTGAAGAAACGCTTGTGCCGAAATGCCCTGATTCCAATGAGAATTGTCCGATAGGCAGAAACCTGTCAAATATACTCATTCGCGTTTGTCACAATGCGGAACAACACTTTTTAAACTATTTAAAAGGTGTGACAGTCAAAGATATTATTGATGAAATTAATAATAGTTAG
- a CDS encoding O-methyltransferase — protein sequence MMDVSQYINELYVKDHDNFYQMVSKSLTINHMPNISVSPETGKLLYLLVKIANATNALEIGALGGYSGIWICKALPDDGTLTSLELNKDYANVAKNNIEKAGYGKKITYHIGPALETLKQFVKQKRRFDFFFIDADKENYKLYLEYSIQLAEKGALITADNVLWKGKVADKNNQENHTIFLREFNEFVAKHPKLESVIVPIGDGLTIARVL from the coding sequence ATGATGGATGTTTCTCAATATATTAATGAGTTATATGTTAAGGATCACGACAATTTTTATCAAATGGTTTCCAAAAGTTTAACAATCAATCATATGCCGAATATCTCAGTATCTCCAGAAACGGGAAAACTATTGTATTTGTTAGTTAAAATAGCGAACGCAACGAATGCTTTGGAGATTGGTGCTCTCGGCGGCTACAGCGGTATCTGGATTTGCAAAGCATTGCCGGACGACGGGACATTGACATCGTTGGAGTTAAATAAAGATTATGCCAATGTAGCCAAAAATAATATTGAAAAAGCTGGTTATGGAAAAAAAATAACTTACCATATTGGTCCTGCTCTTGAAACGCTGAAACAATTTGTTAAGCAAAAAAGAAGGTTCGATTTCTTTTTTATTGATGCGGACAAGGAAAATTACAAGCTTTATTTAGAGTATTCCATCCAATTAGCTGAAAAGGGAGCTTTAATTACTGCGGATAATGTATTATGGAAAGGGAAAGTGGCGGACAAGAACAATCAAGAAAATCATACTATTTTTCTGAGAGAGTTTAATGAGTTTGTAGCCAAACACCCAAAATTGGAATCGGTCATTGTCCCGATTGGTGATGGTTTAACGATTGCAAGGGTATTATAA
- a CDS encoding SDR family oxidoreductase — MKVLIIGANGQVGQQVVNMLHEHERHTVRAMVRKQEQLEAFQQKGIEAVLADLEGTVDEIAEAAKGCDAIVFSAGSGGHTGPDKTLLVDLDGAVKAMEAAEKIGINRFVMVSSFQAHNRENWPENLKPYYVAKHYADRMLMNSGLNYTIIRPGYLRNEKGTGLVTAAENLNVGSIPREDVARTIVQSLDEPNVYKKAFDLMSGDTEIAEALKSL, encoded by the coding sequence ATGAAAGTTTTAATCATTGGCGCCAACGGACAAGTAGGTCAACAAGTGGTGAACATGCTCCATGAACACGAGCGGCACACCGTTCGTGCGATGGTGCGAAAACAAGAGCAATTAGAGGCTTTTCAGCAAAAAGGAATTGAAGCGGTACTCGCTGATCTTGAAGGTACTGTCGATGAAATTGCCGAAGCAGCCAAAGGTTGTGACGCGATTGTATTCTCCGCTGGTTCAGGCGGACACACGGGCCCAGATAAAACATTGCTTGTCGATTTAGATGGTGCTGTAAAAGCGATGGAAGCGGCAGAAAAAATCGGAATTAACCGATTTGTCATGGTGAGCTCATTCCAAGCACACAACCGTGAGAACTGGCCGGAAAACCTTAAGCCTTATTATGTCGCCAAACATTATGCTGACCGTATGTTAATGAATAGCGGTTTGAATTATACCATTATTCGTCCTGGTTATCTTCGCAATGAAAAAGGCACAGGATTGGTTACTGCAGCAGAAAACTTAAATGTCGGAAGCATCCCACGGGAAGATGTCGCAAGAACCATCGTTCAATCTCTTGATGAACCAAATGTGTATAAAAAAGCATTCGATTTAATGTCAGGGGATACAGAGATTGCTGAAGCATTGAAATCGCTGTAA
- a CDS encoding PH domain-containing protein, whose amino-acid sequence MVFRAKIDSFFIFIMSITILVLSGVLLIPLFTDKTRTMLDTVIVFSLLIISVGFITWSVFSIKYVFYDDYLLVKGGPFRSRILYQEITKVSPTKDIYTGYRLLSSKSGIEIFYKSGTLGSVKISPKENELFLSELKKRCPNVIIQES is encoded by the coding sequence ATGGTTTTTCGTGCAAAAATTGATTCTTTTTTCATATTTATAATGTCTATCACAATATTAGTGTTGAGCGGTGTATTATTAATACCTTTATTCACCGATAAGACGAGAACAATGCTCGACACGGTTATTGTGTTTTCATTATTAATTATCTCCGTGGGATTCATTACTTGGTCTGTATTTTCCATTAAGTATGTGTTCTACGATGACTATTTATTGGTGAAAGGCGGTCCATTTAGAAGTCGTATATTATATCAAGAAATAACAAAAGTTTCCCCAACAAAAGATATCTACACAGGTTATAGATTGTTATCATCAAAAAGTGGTATAGAAATTTTTTATAAATCAGGAACTTTAGGAAGTGTTAAGATTTCACCGAAAGAAAATGAACTATTTTTATCTGAACTAAAAAAACGTTGTCCTAATGTAATAATTCAAGAAAGTTAA
- the mnmA gene encoding tRNA 2-thiouridine(34) synthase MnmA, whose product MKKKRVVVGMSGGVDSSVAAYLLKQEGYDVIGVFMKNWDDANDDGVCTATEDYEDVKRVANQLGIPYYSVNFEKEYWDRVFTYFMDELKRGRTPNPDVLCNTEIKFKAFVDYALSLDADYIATGHYARIRRENDQITLLRGKDPNKDQTYFLSQLTEKHLAKVLFPLGELTKDEVRKIAKELNLVTANKKDSTGICFIGERNFKRFLKNFLPAQPGEIRSLDGEVLGTHDGLMYYTIGQRKGLGIGGKGTGEPWYVVDKDLENNVLLVAQGKNNPALFSTGLIASNISFVNGDVRPRTFACTAKFRYRQEDQKVTVHIRPNGTAFVEFEKPVKAVTPGQVAVFYDNDVCLGSAIIDEVIKMDAANATIAS is encoded by the coding sequence GTGAAGAAAAAGCGAGTTGTCGTCGGAATGTCTGGCGGAGTGGATTCCTCTGTGGCTGCTTACCTCCTAAAACAAGAAGGGTATGACGTCATCGGTGTATTTATGAAAAATTGGGATGATGCCAATGATGATGGCGTATGCACAGCAACGGAAGATTACGAAGATGTTAAAAGAGTTGCCAATCAACTCGGGATTCCTTACTATAGCGTGAACTTTGAAAAAGAATATTGGGATCGTGTATTTACGTACTTTATGGATGAGCTGAAGCGAGGGAGAACACCTAATCCAGACGTTTTATGCAATACAGAAATTAAGTTTAAAGCGTTTGTTGATTACGCCCTTTCGCTGGACGCTGATTATATCGCGACAGGCCATTATGCAAGAATCAGAAGGGAAAATGACCAAATCACCTTATTGCGCGGAAAAGATCCTAATAAAGATCAAACGTATTTTCTTAGCCAATTAACAGAAAAACATTTGGCAAAAGTCCTGTTTCCTCTTGGAGAATTGACGAAAGATGAAGTGCGAAAAATCGCTAAAGAATTGAACCTTGTCACCGCTAATAAAAAAGATAGTACGGGAATCTGCTTTATTGGGGAAAGAAATTTTAAAAGATTTTTAAAGAATTTTTTACCGGCACAGCCCGGAGAAATTCGCTCTCTAGATGGAGAAGTGCTAGGTACTCATGATGGGTTGATGTACTACACGATTGGCCAACGAAAAGGGCTTGGAATCGGTGGAAAAGGGACAGGCGAGCCTTGGTATGTCGTCGATAAAGATTTAGAAAACAATGTTTTACTCGTCGCTCAAGGCAAGAACAATCCTGCTCTGTTTTCTACCGGTCTTATTGCGTCTAACATTAGCTTTGTTAATGGAGATGTCCGTCCACGTACGTTTGCATGTACAGCTAAATTCAGATACCGTCAAGAAGATCAGAAGGTGACCGTTCATATTCGTCCGAATGGAACGGCTTTTGTGGAATTCGAAAAACCAGTTAAAGCTGTTACTCCAGGACAAGTAGCGGTGTTTTATGATAATGATGTTTGTCTTGGCAGTGCGATTATTGACGAAGTGATAAAAATGGATGCTGCAAATGCCACTATCGCATCTTAA
- a CDS encoding DUF5680 domain-containing protein yields MYTEEKFLDFLIKAKKATYASQGDNASVTPLLEGSRQLEFQEGHFLYRDVYFGMSYFAGQEIVYYQGNPIWSMCYSGGVDKEFEIEFVKEVYAFLRKAMRNVSADNPFRGPKEFVEGDYIYRNSDKGELGKFVGKETISFANKVVYSLHYSGGFIK; encoded by the coding sequence ATGTACACAGAAGAGAAATTTTTGGACTTTTTAATTAAAGCAAAAAAAGCAACTTATGCATCACAAGGAGACAACGCGTCTGTAACGCCTTTGTTAGAAGGTTCACGTCAATTGGAGTTCCAAGAAGGTCATTTTTTATATCGTGATGTATATTTTGGGATGAGTTATTTTGCAGGCCAAGAAATTGTCTACTATCAGGGGAATCCGATTTGGTCTATGTGCTATTCAGGCGGTGTGGATAAAGAATTTGAGATTGAATTTGTAAAAGAAGTTTACGCTTTTTTAAGAAAAGCGATGAGAAATGTTAGTGCGGATAATCCGTTTCGTGGACCTAAAGAATTTGTTGAAGGAGATTATATTTATAGAAATAGCGATAAGGGAGAATTAGGTAAGTTCGTAGGAAAAGAGACGATATCCTTTGCCAACAAAGTTGTATATAGTCTTCACTACTCTGGTGGATTTATTAAATAA
- a CDS encoding alpha/beta hydrolase, producing the protein MSIREQFVNIDGQWAYIGQPKKSNGYGVIFLGGSIAFVSNNSSDWHEDLNKKALFNSLLEEGYTIGYSNAHGANFGNDKSLQDIKNLHEYMVKETGINYSVHLFAISMGGLLALRLMRNVDFVRSVAFSQPLLNVKEQREYENDYIKRNNLDMDDPTGHAIALSHEIDYSTVDAYIDKTFALEKLALAPIPCKIWHGTGDENVPVEINALPFVELRIKHKLQIALEIAPGVGHDKNGACYSDHKGIIQFFHQNEKYR; encoded by the coding sequence TTGTCTATTAGGGAGCAATTTGTAAATATTGACGGACAATGGGCTTACATTGGGCAACCTAAAAAGTCGAATGGTTATGGCGTTATTTTTTTAGGTGGTTCTATTGCCTTTGTGTCAAATAATAGTAGTGATTGGCATGAAGATTTAAATAAAAAGGCATTATTTAACTCTTTATTAGAAGAGGGGTATACAATTGGTTACTCCAATGCTCATGGGGCGAACTTTGGAAATGATAAATCCCTACAAGACATCAAAAATTTACATGAGTATATGGTTAAAGAAACAGGAATTAATTATTCCGTTCATTTGTTTGCGATTAGCATGGGAGGTCTACTCGCTTTAAGGCTAATGAGAAACGTTGATTTTGTTCGATCAGTTGCATTTTCACAGCCACTTTTAAACGTAAAAGAACAAAGAGAATACGAAAATGATTATATTAAGAGGAATAATTTAGACATGGATGACCCAACGGGGCATGCAATTGCTTTATCGCACGAAATTGATTATAGTACCGTAGATGCATATATTGATAAAACGTTTGCTCTTGAAAAACTTGCATTAGCTCCTATTCCGTGTAAAATTTGGCACGGTACGGGAGATGAAAATGTTCCTGTTGAAATCAATGCATTGCCGTTCGTGGAGTTAAGAATTAAACACAAATTACAAATTGCTTTAGAAATTGCTCCTGGAGTAGGACACGATAAAAACGGTGCTTGTTATTCAGACCATAAAGGTATTATTCAGTTTTTCCATCAAAACGAAAAATACCGATAA
- a CDS encoding DUF6572 domain-containing protein — protein MGVQNTNEVDMISLNKETGICTLTIIDSLDWRNEEEHLLLLQEKINVYLSFIESGEVYTTYKPSKGKKFEIKICFKESIPDSCILFLQQASKI, from the coding sequence ATGGGTGTGCAAAATACAAATGAAGTAGATATGATAAGTCTTAATAAAGAGACAGGTATTTGTACTTTAACAATAATTGATAGTCTTGATTGGCGGAACGAAGAAGAACACTTATTGCTTCTACAAGAGAAGATAAATGTTTACTTAAGTTTCATTGAAAGTGGTGAGGTTTATACTACATATAAACCATCTAAGGGGAAAAAGTTTGAAATTAAAATTTGCTTTAAAGAGTCTATTCCTGATAGTTGTATACTATTTCTACAACAAGCATCTAAAATATAG